The following are from one region of the Bacillota bacterium genome:
- a CDS encoding nucleotidyltransferase domain-containing protein, whose product MFQKKLLLEGILLLEFYITIPRGVYPMMETSKDLSTIFKRLTSRLLELEPVAIYLFGSQATGETRPDSDIDLAVLLPKGKELPTLTRLAIIDRLQEIAGRKVDLVVVNAARLPLQFEIIHTGHVLYESSFDARTDAEDIIVRDYMDLQPMYEQNFREILEAAQEEARARHV is encoded by the coding sequence ATGTTTCAAAAAAAGCTATTACTTGAAGGTATCCTACTCCTTGAATTCTATATCACTATCCCAAGGGGGGTTTACCCTATGATGGAGACCAGTAAAGATTTAAGTACTATTTTTAAACGCCTCACTTCAAGACTTCTCGAACTTGAACCAGTGGCTATTTACCTCTTTGGTTCCCAGGCGACGGGAGAGACCCGGCCAGATAGCGACATTGACTTAGCTGTGTTGCTGCCAAAGGGCAAGGAGCTACCGACACTTACGCGTCTTGCTATAATTGACCGTTTACAGGAAATTGCAGGCCGTAAGGTTGATCTTGTGGTAGTCAATGCTGCGCGCTTGCCGCTGCAGTTTGAGATCATTCATACAGGGCATGTTCTCTATGAGTCCAGCTTCGACGCCCGCACGGACGCGGAAGACATCATTGTTCGCGACTACATGGATCTCCAACCCATGTACGAACAGAATTTCCGGGAGATCTTGGAGGCGGCACAGGAGGAGGCAAGAGCGCGACATGTTTAA
- a CDS encoding ABC transporter permease gives MSLMRIAFRNLGRARARTALSLVAIAVGVFAVILTKGTIDGIFDMMIGNSIRFTSGHVRIVAREYPLKERLLSLNYPVDGFQGEGYESVVNAFKEIPLVSQVVPRLRFGTMVVGRGEELEGLMGMGVEPQAEDRLIGLSRYLVKGRLLRSGKREAIMGQRTLDRLGLEVGDRFTLIFNTALGSLKGYTFVVVGSVKSGLPYLDDGLVFVPLDVAQAMLDMGPAVTEVLVMAKDEARVPDLLRDVEGVLKARGADARYVAKPWYEHSEMMRMSQVAKTAYNFVYFFILFLAGFVVINTMLMIVNERRREIGMLGALGLRPGQIRRLFLLEGGVMGVMGSAIGASLGAIALKTLARVGIPIPGMSSLDKVFMISSTFYPRFSSDVIAFAFVAGIAVTLVAVSWPSARAARIEPAQALRT, from the coding sequence GTGAGCCTAATGCGTATAGCGTTCCGTAACCTCGGAAGAGCCCGGGCGCGCACCGCGCTCAGCCTGGTTGCGATCGCGGTGGGCGTTTTCGCGGTGATACTCACGAAAGGAACCATCGACGGCATCTTCGACATGATGATAGGCAACTCCATCAGATTCACCTCGGGTCATGTGAGGATCGTCGCCAGGGAATACCCACTGAAGGAGCGGCTTCTCTCGCTGAACTATCCGGTGGACGGGTTTCAGGGCGAAGGCTATGAGTCGGTCGTGAATGCATTCAAAGAAATCCCTCTGGTGTCGCAGGTGGTGCCACGCCTCCGTTTCGGCACCATGGTGGTGGGTAGGGGCGAGGAACTCGAGGGCCTCATGGGCATGGGCGTGGAACCGCAAGCGGAAGACAGGCTCATCGGGTTATCCCGCTACCTTGTCAAGGGACGGCTGCTGCGCTCCGGGAAGCGCGAAGCCATCATGGGCCAAAGGACCCTCGACAGGCTCGGCCTCGAGGTGGGCGACAGGTTCACCCTCATTTTCAATACCGCGCTCGGTTCCCTCAAGGGCTACACCTTTGTGGTGGTTGGCTCGGTCAAGAGCGGCCTGCCGTACCTCGACGATGGCCTGGTGTTTGTGCCGCTCGACGTCGCCCAGGCTATGCTCGACATGGGGCCCGCCGTGACCGAGGTGCTCGTGATGGCGAAGGACGAGGCCAGAGTACCCGATCTGTTGCGCGACGTCGAGGGGGTGCTGAAGGCAAGGGGCGCCGACGCCCGCTACGTAGCTAAACCCTGGTACGAGCACAGCGAGATGATGAGGATGTCGCAGGTGGCAAAGACGGCATACAACTTCGTCTACTTCTTCATCCTATTCCTTGCGGGCTTCGTGGTGATCAACACCATGCTGATGATCGTCAACGAGCGACGCAGGGAGATAGGCATGCTGGGGGCCCTGGGCCTGCGGCCGGGGCAGATCCGGCGGCTCTTCTTGCTCGAGGGTGGCGTAATGGGTGTCATGGGAAGCGCCATCGGGGCATCACTGGGCGCGATAGCTCTCAAGACGTTGGCCCGCGTTGGGATACCCATCCCCGGGATGTCCTCCCTCGACAAGGTGTTCATGATATCTTCGACGTTCTATCCAAGGTTCAGTTCGGACGTCATTGCCTTCGCGTTTGTCGCAGGGATAGCGGTGACGCTGGTCGCGGTCTCCTGGCCCAGCGCCCGGGCTGCCAGGATCGAGCCGGCGCAGGCGCTCAGGACCTGA
- a CDS encoding outer membrane lipoprotein-sorting protein, whose amino-acid sequence MRIGTGIRMKIGPLMAMALLVALSLALTGFTGADAAADLTAKEIVARMDANAYMASAHLVAKLVIRAGSREITKEMEGWVVGNQKAMVTFLNPGDRGTKYLKLGDELWMFFPDAEDLVKISGHMLKQGMMGSDFSYQDALESEKKGELYEFKLAGVETYEGARCYVLEATALPGKQVSYPKRKIWVDSEKFVARREELYAASGKLLKVSRIEEVKEKGGRTYASRVVMEDKLKRGSSTTLIVEQVDFDVKIPGDLFSLRNLMR is encoded by the coding sequence ATGAGGATCGGGACGGGGATCAGGATGAAGATCGGGCCTCTGATGGCGATGGCCCTCCTGGTGGCACTCTCTCTCGCTCTTACCGGGTTTACGGGGGCGGATGCGGCGGCGGACCTGACCGCGAAAGAGATCGTCGCCAGGATGGATGCAAATGCATACATGGCCAGCGCCCACCTGGTGGCGAAGCTCGTCATCCGGGCCGGCAGCCGCGAGATCACGAAGGAAATGGAAGGATGGGTGGTCGGGAATCAGAAGGCCATGGTGACCTTCCTCAACCCTGGCGATCGCGGGACGAAGTACCTCAAGCTCGGCGACGAGCTGTGGATGTTTTTCCCCGACGCCGAGGACCTCGTGAAGATCTCAGGCCACATGCTCAAACAGGGCATGATGGGGAGCGACTTCTCGTACCAGGACGCCCTCGAGAGCGAGAAGAAGGGCGAACTTTACGAGTTCAAGCTGGCCGGGGTGGAGACATACGAGGGAGCCAGGTGTTACGTGCTCGAGGCCACGGCGCTTCCCGGCAAGCAGGTCTCCTACCCGAAGCGGAAGATCTGGGTTGACAGCGAGAAGTTCGTGGCGAGGAGAGAGGAACTCTACGCGGCAAGCGGCAAACTCCTCAAGGTCTCGCGGATCGAGGAGGTCAAGGAGAAGGGCGGGCGTACCTACGCGAGCAGGGTGGTCATGGAAGACAAGCTGAAGCGGGGCTCGTCCACGACCCTCATAGTCGAGCAAGTCGATTTCGACGTGAAGATACCAGGCGACCTGTTCTCGCTGAGGAACTTGATGCGCTGA
- a CDS encoding ABC transporter permease, which yields MRYLLKLAARNLWRQKRRTFLTFLAIAVGLAALIEVDCIMAGVDRDSIDNLISLETGDVRIQAQGYSAERESLPIDRTLDPDAVLAALQSAEGIQAATPRLVFGARLNTGWEEIPVMGVGIDPDRDGQVFTLAEYVEGRWPARGAAEALLGYDLARVLELAPGDSFTLVTRTRDEAFQAIDLTVAGLIRSPHPQVNSSQVYLPLDVASQALALGSAATEVVLKTQDGVRVEDVSKSVRAALEDTGISGEVLTWREAARDFLAISQSKQGFSALLIFMILIIAVVGVVNTILLGAMERVREIGMMKAMGMTAREIVLLFMLEATGIGVLGSITGCLIGIAGNAYLVNHGINVLKGYQDLDIGYPIAGVIRGAWNWPTIGGAFLLGIVVSWAASYVPARRIAAQDPIVSLRQG from the coding sequence ATGCGTTACCTGCTCAAGCTGGCAGCGAGGAACCTGTGGCGGCAGAAGCGCCGTACGTTCCTGACGTTCCTTGCGATTGCCGTGGGCCTTGCGGCGCTCATCGAGGTCGACTGCATCATGGCCGGCGTCGACCGCGATTCCATAGATAATCTCATCAGCCTGGAGACCGGAGACGTGCGCATTCAAGCTCAGGGTTATTCCGCCGAGCGGGAGAGTCTTCCCATCGATCGCACCCTGGATCCTGATGCGGTGCTCGCCGCGCTGCAGAGCGCGGAGGGGATACAGGCGGCGACGCCGAGGCTCGTATTCGGTGCCCGTCTCAACACCGGCTGGGAGGAGATCCCCGTGATGGGTGTGGGGATCGACCCCGATCGCGACGGGCAAGTGTTCACGTTGGCCGAGTACGTCGAGGGCCGGTGGCCGGCGCGGGGCGCAGCCGAGGCGCTCCTGGGGTACGACCTCGCGCGCGTGCTCGAGCTTGCGCCGGGCGACAGCTTCACACTCGTTACGCGCACCCGTGACGAGGCGTTTCAGGCCATCGACCTCACCGTGGCCGGCCTCATCAGGAGCCCTCACCCGCAGGTGAACAGCAGCCAGGTTTACCTGCCGCTCGACGTTGCAAGTCAAGCTCTCGCGCTGGGCAGCGCGGCGACGGAGGTCGTTCTGAAAACACAGGATGGCGTGCGGGTCGAGGATGTGTCCAAAAGTGTGCGCGCTGCCTTGGAGGACACCGGCATATCCGGCGAGGTGCTCACCTGGCGGGAGGCCGCCAGGGACTTTCTCGCGATAAGCCAGAGCAAACAGGGGTTCAGCGCCTTGCTCATTTTCATGATACTCATCATCGCCGTGGTGGGCGTGGTCAACACCATCCTCCTCGGGGCCATGGAGCGCGTCCGCGAGATCGGGATGATGAAGGCGATGGGCATGACGGCGAGGGAGATCGTGCTCCTGTTCATGCTTGAGGCCACAGGCATAGGCGTGCTGGGTTCGATCACGGGGTGCCTGATCGGCATAGCCGGCAACGCTTACCTGGTGAACCACGGCATTAACGTCCTCAAGGGATATCAAGACCTCGACATCGGCTACCCGATCGCCGGGGTCATCCGCGGTGCCTGGAACTGGCCCACGATTGGAGGGGCTTTCTTGCTGGGCATCGTGGTGAGCTGGGCGGCAAGCTACGTGCCTGCCAGGAGAATCGCAGCCCAGGACCCGATCGTCTCGTTGCGCCAGGGTTAG
- a CDS encoding AAA family ATPase produces MKTIAFFNNKGGVGKTSLVYHLAWMYADLGYKVIAADFDPQANLTSMFLDDDRLEELWPDGEHPQTVLGAIKPILGGTGDINRSYVENIADNIGLIVGDLGLSTFEDDLSAQWPACLDGKERAFRVISAFWRLILQGAEEQGSDLALIDVGPNLGAINRAALIAAEFVIVPLAPDLFSLQGLRNLGPTLRRWRKEWKQRYDQNPEPALSLPSPEGMQPKGYVIQQYAIRLDRPVQAYERWMARIPLVYRHSVLASETEEAPDVANDPYCLAQVKHYRSLMPLAMEARKPMFFLKPADGAIGAHTSAVQDCYRNFKELALKILQTIEAAAI; encoded by the coding sequence ATGAAAACGATTGCTTTCTTCAATAACAAAGGCGGAGTTGGAAAGACTTCATTGGTCTATCATTTGGCCTGGATGTATGCGGATCTAGGATACAAGGTAATTGCTGCTGATTTCGATCCGCAAGCAAATCTAACCTCGATGTTTCTGGATGACGATCGCCTGGAAGAACTCTGGCCTGATGGTGAGCATCCGCAAACAGTTTTAGGGGCGATTAAACCTATTCTTGGGGGAACCGGGGATATTAATCGTTCGTATGTTGAAAATATCGCTGATAACATCGGGCTAATTGTTGGCGATTTAGGACTATCTACGTTTGAGGATGATCTAAGTGCGCAGTGGCCTGCTTGCCTAGATGGCAAGGAACGAGCTTTTCGGGTTATCTCAGCTTTTTGGCGCCTGATTTTACAAGGCGCGGAGGAGCAAGGCTCCGATCTGGCCCTGATCGATGTCGGCCCCAATCTGGGTGCCATTAACCGGGCAGCTTTAATCGCGGCGGAATTTGTCATTGTGCCTCTGGCGCCGGATCTCTTCTCACTACAAGGGCTGCGCAATTTGGGGCCAACGTTGCGGCGCTGGCGCAAGGAGTGGAAGCAACGCTATGACCAGAACCCGGAACCAGCGTTAAGTCTTCCTTCTCCGGAGGGAATGCAGCCGAAAGGCTACGTCATCCAGCAGTATGCTATTCGTTTAGACCGCCCTGTGCAGGCTTATGAGCGCTGGATGGCAAGAATTCCTCTGGTTTATCGTCATTCTGTCCTGGCATCGGAAACAGAGGAAGCTCCGGACGTGGCAAACGACCCTTATTGCCTGGCTCAGGTCAAGCATTATCGCAGCCTGATGCCCCTGGCCATGGAGGCGCGAAAGCCGATGTTTTTCCTAAAGCCGGCCGACGGCGCAATTGGGGCGCATACATCTGCCGTGCAAGATTGCTATCGCAATTTCAAAGAACTGGCGTTGAAGATTCTGCAGACAATCGAAGCCGCTGCCATTTAG
- a CDS encoding DUF86 domain-containing protein, with protein sequence MFNKQLVADHAQLIRTSIARLETLATLSWEEFAANPDNFAIAEHHLRRALQAVLDLGRHVVVKAGLGNPANYREIFDLLESGGVLEPEVVRRVRGMAGYRNRLVHDYARIEEKEMWDILRNDLGDVRLLLNRLLGYITKETASDCRSSATLS encoded by the coding sequence ATGTTTAACAAACAACTAGTGGCCGATCACGCGCAACTGATTCGGACTTCTATTGCCCGCTTGGAGACTCTGGCTACTCTATCCTGGGAAGAGTTCGCGGCAAATCCGGACAACTTTGCCATTGCCGAACATCACCTACGTCGAGCTTTGCAGGCTGTTTTGGACTTGGGGCGTCACGTAGTGGTGAAAGCGGGCCTTGGCAATCCGGCCAATTACAGAGAGATTTTTGACCTGCTGGAGAGTGGCGGGGTCCTTGAACCCGAAGTGGTGCGCAGGGTACGAGGGATGGCCGGATATCGGAATAGATTGGTGCACGACTATGCCCGTATCGAGGAAAAAGAGATGTGGGACATTCTCAGAAATGATCTTGGCGATGTTAGGCTCCTTCTAAACCGCCTTCTTGGTTATATCACCAAAGAAACAGCTAGTGACTGTAGGAGTTCGGCAACGTTGTCTTGA
- a CDS encoding ATP-binding protein, with translation MDLWKNNLDVFREQNPWWVSGAVPADLVGSVRRLYYDHIAEHLATQREVLLLEGPRRVGKTTLIYQAIAHLLTSAIPPSHILYVSVDDPYLNRETLFKDIQDYFEHFAAKRDLRGAEGTFYVFLDEVTALDDWELYVKRYYDLKYPLRFVCTSSAAAFLKKRSRESLAGRISAVQVYPFCLSEAASLRGTEPRLTEAHTSLRETWAAFYRHLDVTRLHAGLQEVEKEFGTVLLDELPLRLYLLEGGFPEYILAESPRYKDRYFLESVVDRTLFHDIGPVFGATDLHLLQRLFLYANNQSGALMNISEASRNLGAPYSTVAGYLRSLSSAGLLYLLSKFATSVEAEARSIERVYAIDPGLYLSLARVDPADLDQTGGWGRLAEICVFAELKRHDLRDIRYWRDRDREVDFVVDCGGALLAVEVKFRGDPLDSRGLRGLEHFTRRFSPAARIIVSRNTHRLCDDRTLVVPLRLFLG, from the coding sequence ATGGACCTCTGGAAGAATAATCTCGATGTTTTCCGCGAGCAGAATCCATGGTGGGTGTCGGGGGCGGTTCCCGCCGACCTGGTCGGGTCCGTTCGTAGGCTGTACTATGATCATATCGCAGAGCACCTTGCCACCCAGCGGGAGGTCCTTCTTCTGGAGGGTCCCCGTCGTGTCGGCAAAACCACCCTCATCTACCAGGCAATCGCTCATCTTCTGACGTCTGCGATCCCGCCCAGCCACATCTTGTACGTGTCCGTAGACGACCCATATCTCAACAGGGAGACGCTTTTCAAGGACATACAAGACTACTTCGAGCACTTTGCGGCGAAGCGGGACCTCCGTGGCGCAGAGGGAACATTCTACGTGTTCCTTGACGAGGTGACAGCCCTGGATGACTGGGAGCTTTATGTAAAGCGCTACTATGACCTGAAGTATCCACTCCGGTTCGTGTGCACGAGCTCGGCTGCGGCATTCTTGAAGAAGCGTTCGCGCGAGAGCCTGGCCGGACGGATATCCGCGGTCCAGGTCTATCCATTCTGCCTATCTGAGGCCGCCAGCTTGAGAGGCACGGAGCCGAGGCTTACTGAGGCACATACGTCGCTTCGCGAGACCTGGGCGGCGTTTTACAGGCATCTTGATGTAACGCGACTCCACGCCGGGCTGCAAGAGGTAGAGAAGGAATTCGGGACGGTCCTTCTGGATGAGCTGCCACTGAGGCTCTACCTCCTTGAGGGTGGCTTCCCCGAGTATATACTTGCTGAGTCACCGCGCTACAAGGACCGCTACTTCCTGGAGAGCGTCGTGGACAGGACGCTCTTTCACGACATCGGGCCGGTCTTTGGCGCGACGGACCTGCACCTCCTGCAGAGGCTGTTTCTATATGCCAACAACCAGAGCGGCGCCCTCATGAACATTTCAGAAGCATCCAGGAACCTGGGAGCACCGTATTCGACGGTAGCTGGCTACCTTCGCTCCTTAAGCTCGGCCGGGCTTTTATATCTTCTGTCGAAATTCGCAACCTCTGTGGAGGCTGAAGCGCGGTCCATCGAGCGCGTATACGCCATCGACCCGGGGCTTTACCTCTCGCTCGCGCGCGTCGATCCGGCCGATCTGGACCAGACGGGCGGGTGGGGGCGCCTCGCAGAGATCTGTGTGTTTGCCGAGTTGAAGCGTCATGACCTGCGAGACATTCGTTACTGGAGGGACCGGGACCGCGAGGTGGACTTCGTCGTGGATTGCGGCGGCGCCTTACTGGCTGTCGAGGTGAAATTCAGGGGCGATCCCCTCGACTCACGCGGACTTCGCGGCCTCGAGCACTTTACTCGCAGGTTCTCGCCGGCGGCCCGCATCATCGTAAGCAGAAATACTCACCGCCTCTGCGACGACCGGACGCTCGTGGTGCCGCTGCGGCTGTTCCTGGGCTAG
- a CDS encoding type IV toxin-antitoxin system AbiEi family antitoxin domain-containing protein, translating into MDKYKTVKQIFKSRGNIATTGEILKEGIHSSYIADLIGTERIARIKRGVYEWVEDGRKDDLEIIFRLLPDAILCMDNALYYYQYTDRTPGIWHIAVDKRINRKKVKLEYPPIKAHFIEPQCLAIGLAHAEMNGIKVRIYDRERTICDVIRHSAKMDAETVGKAIQAYVKDGRKNISRLMEYARRFRIQRKVHDLMGVWL; encoded by the coding sequence ATGGATAAGTATAAGACGGTAAAGCAGATATTCAAATCCCGGGGCAATATAGCTACTACGGGTGAGATACTGAAAGAAGGTATTCATAGTAGCTATATTGCAGATCTGATCGGAACAGAACGCATTGCCCGTATCAAACGTGGTGTGTACGAGTGGGTTGAGGACGGGCGAAAGGATGACCTCGAGATTATATTCCGGCTTCTTCCAGATGCCATTCTTTGTATGGATAATGCGCTTTACTACTACCAGTATACCGATCGGACCCCCGGTATATGGCATATTGCGGTTGATAAGCGGATCAATAGGAAGAAGGTCAAACTTGAGTATCCGCCGATCAAAGCTCATTTCATTGAACCTCAGTGCCTTGCAATCGGCCTTGCTCATGCTGAGATGAATGGGATAAAGGTGCGTATCTATGACAGAGAGAGGACGATCTGCGATGTGATCCGCCATTCAGCCAAGATGGATGCAGAGACTGTAGGCAAGGCAATTCAGGCTTACGTCAAGGATGGGCGGAAGAACATATCGAGGCTCATGGAATATGCGAGAAGGTTCCGAATCCAAAGGAAAGTCCATGACCTGATGGGAGTGTGGCTTTGA
- a CDS encoding nucleotidyltransferase domain-containing protein, which produces MVHLNPEGSHFGSHATGKARPDSDVDLLVVERTPFSPGRDRRKEMTRLWRALIRFPIAKDILVYSPEEVERWRNARNHIIARALREGKFLYGRL; this is translated from the coding sequence ATAGTACACTTAAATCCTGAAGGGTCCCATTTTGGCTCTCATGCCACTGGCAAAGCCCGTCCTGATTCGGATGTGGACTTACTGGTCGTTGAGAGAACACCATTCTCCCCAGGAAGAGACCGCCGCAAGGAGATGACCCGATTGTGGCGGGCGCTTATCAGGTTCCCGATCGCCAAAGACATTTTGGTTTATAGTCCCGAGGAGGTGGAACGCTGGCGCAATGCGCGCAATCACATCATCGCGCGGGCGCTGCGGGAGGGGAAATTCCTTTATGGCAGATTATGA
- a CDS encoding AAA family ATPase: MSKLNPQLFKVVYMPLSLVTAVDFYRHLAVALGLIPRFRKVDLFHDIQGHIAHLAYQKNTVPLIIIDEAQALHTSVLGDLRVLFNFQLDSKNLAMVLLVGQPYFVAQLNLHVHEALRNRIVVHYEFKGLDKSEVKDYITSLLKEHQCGF; this comes from the coding sequence ATCTCAAAGCTGAACCCCCAACTCTTCAAGGTGGTATACATGCCGCTATCCTTAGTTACGGCTGTAGACTTTTACCGGCACCTTGCGGTGGCGCTAGGGCTGATTCCCCGGTTTCGGAAGGTTGACCTATTTCATGATATCCAGGGACATATCGCCCATTTAGCCTATCAGAAGAACACGGTACCCCTCATCATAATTGATGAGGCTCAGGCGCTCCATACTTCTGTCTTGGGGGACCTGAGGGTGCTTTTTAACTTTCAGCTAGACTCGAAGAACCTTGCCATGGTTCTCCTGGTTGGGCAACCCTATTTTGTGGCCCAGCTCAATTTGCATGTACATGAGGCATTGCGTAACCGCATAGTGGTTCACTATGAGTTTAAAGGCCTGGATAAGTCTGAGGTAAAGGATTACATTACCTCCCTCCTAAAGGAGCATCAATGCGGGTTTTGA
- a CDS encoding ABC transporter ATP-binding protein gives MAFLELKGVKKDYRQGRLTVPALRGIDLEIERGEFTAIAGPSGSGKTTLLNLIGCLDIPTEGVIRLDGSELSRLSKAQLADIRRRRIGFVFQSYNLIPVLTAYENVEFSLALLGEGSTADEDSTAVKGRVMCILADVGLSGLENRRPGDLSGGQQQRVAIARALVKGPDLVLADEPTANLDSETGKAIIELMLEMNQKKGTTFIFSTHDQMVMNYARRLVTVRDGRIAEDKRR, from the coding sequence GTGGCGTTTTTAGAGCTAAAAGGGGTAAAGAAAGACTATCGTCAGGGCAGGTTGACGGTGCCGGCGCTCCGCGGGATCGACCTGGAGATCGAAAGGGGAGAGTTCACCGCCATTGCCGGGCCGTCGGGTTCGGGCAAGACGACGCTCTTGAACCTCATCGGCTGCCTGGACATACCGACGGAGGGCGTCATCCGCCTCGACGGGAGCGAACTGTCCAGGTTATCCAAAGCCCAGCTTGCCGATATCCGGCGACGGAGGATAGGATTTGTGTTTCAGTCGTATAACCTCATCCCCGTCCTGACCGCGTATGAGAACGTCGAATTCTCCCTGGCTCTGCTCGGTGAGGGCTCGACTGCTGATGAGGACTCGACTGCTGTGAAAGGCCGGGTCATGTGCATCCTTGCCGACGTGGGGCTCAGCGGGCTCGAAAACCGCAGGCCGGGCGATCTTTCCGGCGGTCAGCAGCAGCGCGTGGCCATCGCCCGGGCCCTGGTAAAGGGGCCGGACCTGGTCCTTGCCGACGAGCCCACGGCCAACCTCGACTCGGAGACAGGCAAGGCCATAATCGAGCTGATGCTTGAGATGAACCAGAAGAAGGGGACCACGTTCATCTTCAGCACCCATGACCAGATGGTGATGAATTATGCCCGTCGGCTGGTGACCGTCCGCGACGGCCGGATCGCCGAAGACAAGAGGAGGTAA